Below is a window of Armatimonadota bacterium DNA.
GTTGTATATTGCCGAATTCGAAACGGAATGAGGCTAAATCCGTCATACTAAGCGGTAACGGATGCGCCTATGAACGCACTATCTCTTTTCACTGCATTGGTGGCTTTGCACGGACCAGCCCACCAGAACAATCTTAGCATCGACGTGTATCGGGTCAACCCGAGCGGCCGAGTTCTGGTAAAGAATGGCGAATCTCTGACTGGCGAAGTCCAATTTCGAGCGATTGTTCAGACCGAACACCCAATTCAAGCCGTCGAATTCTACGTCGGCGACGACCTCCGCGAAAGCGACGGTAGTACGCCCTACGAGTTCAAACTTGATACGTTGGCCGAAGAAGACGGCCCAATCAAGATTCGATTTAAGGCGTTTACGACCGAGGGCCAGAACACCGAAAAGGTGCTGACCCTGAAGGTGGACAACGGGGTTTCGCTTGGTGCTGAAGCTCATATTAAGAAAGGCAACGAATTCTTCAGTAACGGTCAATACGACGAGGCCATCCGCGAAGGTCGAATCGCCCAGAAGGCGGATAAGGATTCGCTTGGCGCTCGACTTTTGCTGGCTCACGCCAACTTTGCCAAGGGCGTTCTCGATAAGGCGCAGAAGTTCGCCGAGGATGCTCTCGATCTCGATAAGAACAATCGAGAGGCCAAAGAAGTCATTATCTCGATCAAGGTCAAGCAGGCTTTCAATGCGGTTTCTCGCTCGGCCGATGACCGAAAGGATGTCTTAGAGTCGATCAAGAATGGCCTCAGTGAAGCTGTGACGCTCCGAACGACGCTCCTCAACGAGATCGTCGACAACAGTAAGGCTGACAAAACCTCGCTTGAATACCTCGATGCCGCCATCCGTGCGCGCCGGTATTCCTTGGTTATCGAGGCTTTGGAACCGGTCCTGCGCGGCGACTTCAAGAACAACGACCTGAACGATCGACTGGCTTTTGCCTACCTGATGACGAATCAGATTTCGAAAGCCGACGACCTGCTTCGCAGCGTCAAAAAGTTCGGCGAATTCGACGCTTATGGTTTTGCCCTCAGCGCGATTGTCGAAACCGCACGAGGCAACGACTCTGGTGCCGACGACCGAATCAAAGAAGCGCTGCTGAACACTCCAGACAGTCTGGGACTCAAAACCGCGCAGGCGTTCATCGCTCTCAAGCGCGATAACCCGCGAGCCTTGTCCGATGCGGCCTCTTCGCTGATTCGCGAGAACGACAGCCGACCCGAAACCTACTACTTCGCGGCTGCGCTCAGCAACCACCTGAAGAATATCGAAAAGGGTCGCCAGTACTTCGAAAAGGCTCTGGCCGCCGACGCTGCCGACCACGACATGTACATCGAGCAAGGTAACGAAGCAATTTCGCTCTCGCTCATGACCGGTGTCAGCTCGCGAGATCAAGACTTCCAACTCGAATACGCTCGTGTCATGTACGATCTGGCTCTCCAGTGCCGCGGCAACAGCGCCCAGGCGCTCTCCGGTGTGGCCATCAGCGCCCTCTTCCAGAAGAAGGGCGACGAAGCCCTCCGATACGCCGAAGCGGCCACTAAGGCGGCTCCGGACTACGCGGCGGCTTGGTACACCTACGCGGCGGCTCTTAGCTACAAGCGAATGGACGCCCGCGCCGCTCTGAAGAAGGCTCAAGATCTCGATCCTCGCAACCTCGAAGGTCGCTCGATGCCGGACTCAAATCTCGTGTTCAAGTACTTCAACACGACGGGCCGAACCCCGGTCCTTTCACCGCCCGCCAAGGGCTAATTTCGCTTCCAAGGTCGGAGTAAGCCTCCGACCTTGGGTATCATTCTTATTCTTGTCGGGGCGTGGCGCAGTTTGGTAGCGCGTTTCCATGGGGTGGAAAAGGTCGCACGTTCGAATCGTGTCGCCCCGACCAAAATTCCCTCTCCATGAAGGTAGTTTTTGATATCGGAAAGGTACTGGCTACCGCCCACATGGAGTGGATGGACGCCTTGGCCGCCAGTGGACTTGCGTATCAGTCCAGCCCTCTCGTCAGCAAAAAGCTTTACGACCTGCCCGAGTACCTTCCTTATGAGGGCGGCCAGATATCGGAGGGGCGCTATCTGGAAGCCGTCTCCAAGGCATTCGGATTGGAAGGCATCGACGCCGCTCGCCATCTCCACCGGAGCATCATCGGAGCCGAGTATCCAGGCGTAGCCGCCATCGTCGATCAGCTCAACGCATCGGGGGTTCATACTGCCACGCTCAGCAACAACAATCCGATTCACTGGGAGTGGTTCACGAAGTCTGGAAAGTACCCCGCTATCGAAAGGATCAAATATCCCATCGCTAGCTTCCATTTGGGCTATTTCAAGCCAGACCCCAAGATTTTCGCCGCGTTCTGCGACTATCTGGACTGGAGCCCCGCCGACATCGTATTCCTCGATGACAGCGCTGTGAACGTCGAAGCGGCCCAAACCGCCGGATGGACGGCCCACGTCATCACTGATGGCGAGCCGAAAGCCGATCAAATTCGGCGCATCCTCCACCTAAGCGATCGCTAGGTTTCGTTTTTCAAACAGGCCGACGATTTCGTCGGCAATGGCCAAGCTCGCTGTCGCGGCCGGAGAAACCGCATTGATGACGTGAATTGCCTGGGCGTCTTCCTCAAAGACGAAGTCGTCCACCGGGCGACCGTCACGCGAAATCGCCTGAGCGCGAACGCCGGCCGGGGCCGCATGCAGGTGCTCCTCTCGAATTTCGGGCACCAGCTTTTGTAGAGCCCGAACAAAGGCGGGCTTGCTGAAGGACCGGTGCATCTCACCGAGGCCCATGCGCCAATGCTTGGCCATCAGCTTCAGCAGACCCGGATAAGTGATCGATTCGAACAGTTCTCGAACATTGATTTCGCCGTTCGAATATCCCTCGCGAGCAAAGGCAAGCACTGCGTTGGGTCCGCACTCGACGCCACCCAAAACCATGCGGGTGAAGTGGACACCCAGGAAGGGGAAATTGGGGTCGGGGACCGGGTAGATCAGGTTCCGACACAGGGGCTCTGCTTCTGGAGTCAACTCGAAATACTCACCGCGGAAGGGAACGATTTGCACCTTGGGTCGATGCCCGGCGAGGATCGCGATCTGGTCCGAATAGAGACCTGCGCAGTTGATCAGAAAGTCGACCGGCTGCTCGTTGTCGGTGGCGCCAACAAGAATCTGGCCGTGTCGCGTCTCAATGTGGCTCACCTCGAAGTTCAGCGACACGATGTTGCCTCGCTCCACAAGTTGGCACCGTAAGGCTTCACAGAAGCCAAGATAGTCCACGATGCCGGTTTCCGGTACATGGAGCGCGTCAACGCCGTTTACATGCGGCTCTAACTCCTTTAATTCTTCGACGGCGATGCGGCGGCATTGGACGCCGTTCTGGGTTCCCCGGTCGAGAATTTTCTCCAACGCGGGAATTTCGGTCTGATCGGTTGCGACGATGACCTTGCCGCAGCGCTCAAATTTAACCTCGTGTTCCTCGCAGAAGGCTTCGAGCTGTCGCTTTCCTTCGCGACAGGTCATGGCCTTGATCGATCCCGGCTTGTAGTAAATCCCCGAATGGATGACACCCGAGTTACGACCTGTTTGATGCTCGGCCAGGCGAGATTCCTTTTCAAGAATAATGACGCAACAATCGGGAAACTTCAGCGACAGTTTGTAGGCTACCGAAAGCCCAACGATTCCACCTCCGATGATCCCGACCGTGAACGGCATTAGCGGTGGTGGACGACCGCCTGCTCGTAGGATTCCTCGACAAGAGCCCGCATCCGGCGTGAATCCGTCTGGAGGCCGTGGTGCAAAGCTTCCTCGCTGAGGAACTTCACATTGCTGTACTGGGTGGCGGTGTAGTCGGTGACCTTGCCTTTCTCGAAGGCCTCGATGACCTGGCGGATGCCCATCTGCACCGTCCATTCCGGCTTATAGCCCAGGCGATTTCGAATCTTGGAAAAGTCGACGCGGTAGTTCCGGCGGTCGCCGTCTGAATTGGATATCAGCAGTTCCGCGGTGGGCACCATGCGCTGAATCATGCGACCAACGTCGCCTAGCGTCATATTGCCTGAATCACTGCCCACATTGAAAACTTCTCCGCCGACGACATCGAGTGTCGAGTCGAGGGCCAGCGCAATGGCGAGTGAGGCGTCATCGACATGAACGAACGGCCGCCACTGGTCGTCACCGAACACCGTGATCTTGCCATCAACGATCGCTTTGGCCGTAAGCAGGTTCACGACAAGGTCGAACCGCGTGCGCCCACTAAGGCCATAAACGGTACCAAATCGAAGAATGGTTGGCCGGAATCGATCGTCGGCCATCTGAAGCAGAATCTTTTCGCACGCGATCTTGCTTCGGGCGTAGAGCGACACCGGGTTCAAGGCCGACTTCTCGTTCAGCACTTCGTCGCTTGCGCCATACACCGAGCAGGTGCTGGCAAAAATGAATTTCTGGATGCCAAACCCCTTGGCGCATTCCGCGATCATACGGGTTGCCATCAGGTTGACCTCGATTGTGAAGTCCTCGTCGAGCGCGCAAGCCGGGTCGCCGACGATGGCGCCAATATGAATCACCGCATCCATGCCATACATGGCTTCGACGATTTTGTCGATCTGGCGGAAGTCGGCCCGGACGACTTCGAGATTGCGATGGCCGAGCAAGTGAGCAATCGGCTCTTCGCCGAACATGAAGCTGTCAACCAACCGAACTCGGTAGCCTCGGTCGAGGAGCTTGGCGAGCAGACCCGATCCGATATAACCGGCGCCGCCGATCACTACGACGTTTTTTGGCTTGTGGACGATGTCGAAGTGAGTGCCACGGAACGATGGCTCCACCTGACTAAAGCCTCGCCAAGCCGCCATCCAGATTCTGGCCCCGGCCAAAAACAGGGCCGTCAAACCGGCACCGATGAGTAAACCGACACGGGGGAAAGGAAAGGCCGACTGGAACAGGAAACAGCACGCGGTAAAAGCGAGGTATGAAACGCCCACGGCTTGGCAAACGACCAGTGCCTTATAGCGTCCTTGATAGGCTCGGCTTCGGGTGTAGAAGCCAAAAAGATAAAACGTCGGAAGACTGATAATGTTGAGCAGAACGATCGACGCCAGATTCATGAGCACGAACGTCCCAAACGGCTCGGGCCGATAGCCCGAAGTCTTCTGAGCGCCATAGCTAATGAGCAAACCGAGCAACGCTGCGCAGTTCAACATGACTGCATCTGCGATCATACGCAGGAGAGCTTCCTTATTCAACTTCATGTTTAGTCCTAAACCAAGCAAACCCAGAATTGCTCTGAAACGTAATTTTACCAGGATGGGGCTTTTCTGCCGACCGCCATCTCGCCGGTTCAAAATTACTGGGACCTTTGCATCAAAGGTAGTTTTCGATGGCGCGGGCGATAACCTCGGACGCCTTTCCATCCCCATAGGGATTCGCGGCTTTTGCCATCGAATCATAAAACGCCTTATCATCGAAGAGTTGGCGTCCAAATTCGAGCACATTGGCCGGGGATGCTCCGATGAGCCGAGCACAACCTGCGTCGACCCCTTCCGGTCGCTCGGTCGTGTCCCTCAGAACCAGAAGAGGTTTGCCAAAGCTTGGCGCTTCTTCCTGCACCCCGCCCGAATCGGTTAGGATGAAGAACGACCGCTCCATCAGCTTCACAAATTGCTCGTATTGCGGCGGTTCGATCAGGTCGATGCGCGAGTGCCCTTCAAGGGCTTCGGAAAGCGTCTTGCGGACGTCTGGATTCCGGTGCATGGCTACGACCAATCGGGCATCTTCATGCTCGTCGATCAACTGTCGAGCGGCCTTGGCGACCCCAGCCATTGGCTCGCCCCAATTCTCGCGGCGATGCATGGTCATCAAGATCAAGCGACCATCGAAGTCGGGATACCAAGTCTGGGGAACCAGCTTGGCGACCTGAAGTACCGCATCGATTCCCGTGTTTCCGGTGACGAAAATGCTGCTTTCAGAGACGCCCTCCTTCCGCAGATTGCTGGCCGAAAGCTCCGTTGGCGCGTAGTGCTGGGTGGCCACTAGCCGCGTGGCCTGACGGTTGAATTCTTCTGGAAAGGGGTTGTAAATATCGTAGGTACGGAGGCCGGCTTCCACGTGCCCAAACGCAATCTTGCGATAGAACGCGACCAGGCTAGCCACAAATGTAGTGGTCGTGTCGCCTTGAGCAACGACAAAATCAGGCTTGGTTTGCTCGAAAGCGCCGTCCAGCGCCGTGATCATTCGCGAAGTCATTTCGGCCAGGCTTTGGCCATGCTTCATGAGCCCTAGGTCAATGTCAGGCGAGATTCCGAAGGTCTGAAAAACCTGGTCGAGCATCTCGCGGTGTTGACCCGTCGAGATGAGAACCGTCTTCAGTTGATTTGAGCGGCGTAGAGCCTGGACGACCGGCATCGATTTGATGCAGTCCGGGCGCGTTCCAACGATGACGGCAACGGTTTTCATAGGTCGGCCTAGTGGCTATATCGGGCAAGGATATCCTGGATGGCGGAGATGACGAAATCGACCTCGGCGTCGGAAATCTTTGCGCTTAGCGGCAGACTGATGATCCGCTCGAAATTGGCCTGCGTGACCGGCAGGTCCTCGGGTTTGAATCCATATTTGTCGCGGTAATAGGGGTGCAAATGCACTGAAATGTAGTGCACCGACGTGCCGATGTTGCGCGCCTTCAGTTCTTCGATGAACTGGTCTCGGTCGATGGACAGCTTATCGAGATTCAGCCGAAGCACGTACAGGTGCCAAGATGAGGTGACATCGGTCCGCTCGGTCGGAATTTCGACCTGCGACAAGCTGTGGAATGCGCGGTTGTATCGATCTACAATCTCGCGGCGTCGCTTTTGGAACCGAGCCAGCTTGTCGAGCTGCCGCAGGCCAAGCGAAGCTTGCAAGTCCGTCATGTTGTACTTGAATCCAGGCATGACGACTTCGTACTTCCACGAACCGCCCTTCTCGTAGCGCTTGAGGGCGTCCTTGGTCATGCCGTGCAGGTGGGCGATGCGCGCTTTTTCGATGAATTCCGGCGTGCCCGTCAGCATGCCGCCCTCGGCGGTCGTCAGGTTCTTGGTGGCGTAAAAACTGAAGGCGGTGAGGTTCTCACTGCTCCCAATGTAACGGCCCTTATAGGTTCCCGAAATTGGGTGTGCCGCATCCTCGATCACGACCAAGCCATGTTCGCGGGCGATGGCATTAATGGCGTCCATGTCGGCGGGGTGACCCGCGTAATGAACCGGAATAATCGCCTTGGTCTTGGGGGTGATCGCGGCGCGAAGCTTCTCGGGGTCCATGTTGAGCGTGTCCGGCTCGACATCGACCAAAATCGGCGTCGCACCCGTATGCTCGATCACGTTTACCGTTGAGCAAAACGTATGTGAGACAGTAATCACTTCGTCGCCCGGACCAACACCGCTGACGACGAGTGCAAGGTGGAGAGCCGCTGTGCAGGAACTGACCGCCAAGGCGGCCGGGCATCCGAATTCTTCCCGAAATCGTCGCTCAAATTCGCGAGTTTTGGGGCCGGTGGTGATCCAGTCGGACTTCAGCGTATCGACGACTTCAGCAATGTCGTCTTCTTCGATGAGCGGGGGCGAAAAGGGAATGAATTTCGAAGGTGCAACGAAGCTTTCTTGAATCATTTTCAAACCGGGAGAGCCGCGGAAGCCCGATTGAATTCTACCACCGGCTTGTGCTTGGTCCCAGTCCGTCAGGGTGCCCGAGGGCTTGGAGTATCATGGGGATGGTCGCGCAAGAGGCGCGATTCCTCTCGACATGGCTTCCCACAGAGTCACTTTCTACGATATTTCGAAAAGGATTTTCGACTGTATCTTCGCGCTGGTGGGAATCGTCATCTTCGCTATTCCCATGCTAGTAGTAGCGCTCGCGGTGAAGCTGTCGTCGCCGGGTCCCGTGTTGTATCGGGCCAAAAGGAATGGCCGTTTTCAGGTTCCTTTCACCCAACTCAAGTTCCGCACGATGATTTGCAACGCGCCCGATCTTCGCAATCCAGACGGGTCGACTCTGAGCACGAAAGACGACCCCCGAGTTACAAAAGTTGGGCGTCTCTTGCGCCAGCTAAGCCTCGACGAACTGCCCCAGTTTTTCAATGTCCTCCGTGGTGACATGAGCTTTGTCGGTCCGCGCCCCGATCCTCTCAACGTGGTCGATCTCTACCGGCCGCAGGACCTAAAGCGCTTCGACGCCATGCCTGGCATCACTGGCTGGGCCATCGTCCACGGCCGCAACGACATTCCTTGGGAAAAGCGTCGCGACTACGACATTGAGTACGTCGAAATCCGTTCCTTCGGGCTCGACCTAAAGATTATTTTCATGACCCTCGGCATGGTTTTCAAGCGGAGTGGGGTCTACACTCCGTCGGAGCGTGCATGACCTTCCTAGTGACCGGTGCCTCGGGCCTTGTCGGTGGCCAGGTGGTTCGCGACCTCAAAGCGCTTGGCCATCGCGTGGTGGCCATGTCCCGGACTTGTCCAGATACCTCTCCCGCCGATGAGTGGGTGCTGGGTGATCTGGCCACGATCGATTGGAAGGCGTCGGTGGGAGGGATCGATGGGATCGCCGCCATCGGCGGTTCGTTAGACATGCGATCGTCCGCCGAAGCCTGGCAGACGTGCCTCGATGTGAATGTCCTTGGCCTTCGTCGGCTCGTCGATTTTGCCCTAGGCCAAGGGATATCAAGGTTCGTCTATACATCCTCAGCCGGGCTCTACCGCCGCCCAGCCGAGAATCTGCCGGTCAATGTGAACGATGAAATTCGTCCGGCCAGACCGTACTGGACCTCCAAGCTTTTGGGCGAACAACTCTTGACCGCCGATGACGTAGCCCCAAAACTGAATCCGTGGATTTTGCGGCTGTCTTCGCCATATGGACCGACGATGCCGCCCCGATCTGTCCTACCGATTTTCATCGACCGGGCCCGAAAAGGTGAACCGCTAGCCGTTCGCGGAACCGGATCGAGATCGCAAGACTTCATTTCCGTTTGGGACGCTTCGTGGGCTCACGTTCAATGTCTGCTGACCGACGCAAAGTCGCCTGGACCTATTAACTTGGGGAGCGGCATCGAGACAAGCATGCTCAACCTCGCTAAGGCGGTCAACGATACGTTCGGCAACTCGACGCCGATCGTTTTTGAACCGGACGATGGATCGGACTCGGACCGATTCGTCCTTGATGTGTCTGACCTGAAGGCCTTATTTGCCTACACCCCAATGGACCTCTGCACTGGTCTGAAGAGGTTCAGCGAGGAGTCAAACTCGTGAGCCGAACCAGAGTCATGGTCACTGGCACAGGGCCCTTGGGAGTCGGCGCTGGCCTTGTTCGGTGCCTCCGCCACCACCCAGACCTTTACGAAATCTGGGCGGCGAATATGAACGAGTACGCCGCCGCCCTCTACGAAAATCACTGCGGCGTCTTGTTACCGAAGGCCTACGACGAAGGCTATCTCACCTGTGTCCTCCGAGCCGTTGAGCACGGCAAAATCCAGTTCCTTATTCCTGGCTCAGAACCGGAGCTCGTAGTGCTGTCAAAGCATCACGAAGAGTTTCGCAAGCGTGATTGCTACCTCCTGGCCAACCCCCCCGAGGTGGTCGAGATCGGCGATGACAAGTATCGAACTTACGAATTCCTCTCCAAAGCAGGTATTCGCACTCCATTCACAACCCTCGAAATCGTCCCCGCGAGCCTGGGCAAAGTTGGCCTCCCGTCCATTTATAAGCCGCGATCAGGCGGTGGCTCCCGCGATGTTTACACGATTCGAAGCGAAGAGCAATTCCTGCGATTACGGCATTCCATGGAGGCCAAGGGAGTCTCGATGGTCCTCCAACAGCTCATCGGAGACATGGACGACGAGTTCACCGCCAGCGCCCTGATGGACTTCGATGGCAATCTGATCGGCACGTTTGCCGCCCGTCGCAACCTTATCGGCGGAGCGACCGGGCGGGTGGACATCGAAGAGTATCCAGAAATTCAGCAGATCGCTCTCGATGTCGCCAAAGCCATCGGAGCACGAGGCTCTATCAACGTGCAAGGGCGAATAACCCCCAACGGTCCGTCGCTCTTCGAGATCAACCCTCGCTTTAGCGGAAGCGCACCGTTCCGCGCCCTCGCCGGGTTCAACGAGCCCCATCTGCTCATCCAATCGATCCTCGCCGGGCGGCCTGTCGAGGTTCCACCCATCCGGTACAGCACCTTTGGAGTCCGAGCGTTCGACGAATTCCTCTATCCATCCGAGGTCAAGGAGGGCCTGCTCCGGTTCAATAAGCCATGAAAGTCGCGTTCTTTTCCGACGTGCATGGCAACATCGAAGCCCTCCATGCGATGGTTTCGGCTTCGGCGGACTGCGAGGCGAGGTTCTGTGCGGGAGATCTCGTGGGATATGGCGACCGTCCAAACGAAGTCATCGAATGGATTCGAGAGTCGGGCACACCGACGGTGATCGGAAATCACGATCTTTTTGCCCTGGACGAACTTGAATACAAAGCCGAGCGCGATGATATCTATCGTGCGAGCTGGACCAAGTCGGAACTAGAGCCGGGCAATCTGGAATGGTTACGGACCCTCCCAAAATCCTTGTCATTGGATCTAGATGGGCGAAAGATCAACCTGACTCACGCCTCGCCGTGGGATGTGCAGACTTATCTGTATCCCGATTCCGATCACCTTCAACGCGCGATGCCGACCGACGATTCGACCCTGGTTGTGGGGCATTGTCATCACGCTTTCGTCTGCCCTGGCCCAAGCGGGGTAATTGTTAACTGCGGGTCGGCTGGGTTCCCTCGTTCGGGACCCGCTGGAGCGCAGTTCATGGTGCTGGACACCACAACCGGTTCTTGGACCTTCCGCGTTGCTCAGTACGACATTGCAACCGTTGCCAATCGACTCCGCGAAGCGGGTTGGAATTTAGACGTAATTCAGAGACTGGTCGATCCGACCAAGCGTTAGCGGGACTGGAGCAGTTCGGCTTCTGCCTGCTCCGGGTTGAGCTGGCGCTCGACCACATAGCAGTAGATGTGGTACAGCGCGAGGTGCGACTCCTGCACGTGCATGGTCTGGTCACTGGGGACCACGATCGCGTAGTCGGCGACTTCCGCCATCTTGCCGCCCGTTCCGCCAACTAACGCCACGTTGATCATGCCGTGAAGTTTGGCTTCCTCCATCGCCCGCAGACAGTTTTTGGAACCGCCGCTCGTGCTGATCGATATGAGGATGTCGCCCGGCGTGCCGAACGCCTCAACCTGCCGAGAAAAGACCTCGTCGAAGCCGTAGTCGTTGGCACGCGCCGTCATCGTCGAGGAGTCGGTCGTTAGTGCGATGGCGGGCAGGGCCTTGCGCGGAAACTTAGTGGAAAGCGTCGAAATGAACTCGGCCGCCAGGTGTTGGGCATCGGCCGCACTTCCGCCATTGCCACAGATTAGAACCTTTTTGCCGTTAGCGAAGCAGTCGGTCGTGACTTGGGCGACCTTCATCAGGTCGGGGATACAGCGCTCGATGACTGCTTCTTTGACTCGGATACTCTCGCGGAGGTGGTCGGCGGCGTAGGAATTCCAATCTCTCGGCATCTAAAAATTCACCTGGGGAACTGGTTAAGTATGGCAGATAGGTTGGCGATGCTGTCGATGACGAAGTCCGGTTGACAATCGCCCGCTGCCTCGTGCTTCCGCCCGTAGCCGGTCCGCACCAGGACGGTCTTCGCGCCGACGGCTTGACCCAGTTCGATATCGCACGGCTTGTCGCCGATGACAATGCTGGCCGAAAGGTCGATGTCGAAATCTCGCGCGGCATCGAGCGCCATTCCTGGCGCCGGTTTGCGGTGGGTCGAAGGCGTATCCGGGTGGTCGGGGCAAAAGTAGTAGGCTTCAATAGAAGCGGCTTCTGCGTTCAAAAGTTCTTCCACCTTTGCGTTCACGGCCAAAACGTCGTCTTCGGGGAAATAGCCGCGTCCGACTCCAGCCTGGTTGGAGACACAAACGATGCCCCAGCCTTGGTTTCGGGCCTCGGCTAACGCCGCAGCGGTGCCAGGAAACAATTCGACCTCGTTCGGGTTGTGCAGGTAATTCTTTTCAACGATAAGGGTGCCGTCACGGTCGGCGAGGATGAACCGGCGCGGCACTCAGAGAAACCTCTTAAAGAAATCGGAGGCTTGGCAGTACGACTCCGGCGTACCAATGTCGATGAATTCGGAATTAAAGGTCATGGCGTAGCTCGGGTTTTCGTCGATATGGGAGAGAACGTCCTTCTCAAAGGAGAAAACCTCCTGATCGGGCAGTCCACGCAGAAACTCTTGTGAGACGACGTAGATGCCGGCGTTGATCTCGCCCGGAATTGGCTCACCCGTCTTTTCCTTATACGCAACGATTCGCCCGAGTTCGTCTTTGACAACCGTTCCGAACCGCGAAGCGTCGGGAACGGGTGCCAGCGAAAGGGTCACCTTAGCCTGCTTTTGATGGTGAAACGCCATCAGCCCACATAGATTTGCGTTCACAATCGAGTCGCCATTCAACACGAAAAACGGATCGCTTCCAAGCAGGTTCGCCGCGTTGCGAATTGCACCACCGGTTCCGAGCGGTTTCTCCTCACGGGAAAATTGGATTGTCATGCCCGTCGGAGCGTACGAAGTAATCTCTTCCTCGAACTTTTCGGCGAGGTAGCCGGTGCCGAGCACCACGTGGCGAATGCCCTGCTTTTCCAGCCAGTGCAAAAGGAGTTTGAGGAAAGGTTCCCCGTCGATCAGCGCAAGCGGTTTCGGCGTCTCATCACCGATGACGCTCCGCAGTCGTGTCCCAAACCCTCCGACCAGTACGAAAGCAATAGCATCGTTGATATTGTTCATGGTCAGTTTTGATCAGCATAGACGATTGTTGAACCTACTTGATCAAATTTGAACGGAATTTCACAAAGATCGGGCAGTGCATTTCGTACTGCGTCCTGTTTTTCATGGGCAACGTAGAACAGAAGGCATCCGCCGCCTCCCGCGCCGAGCAGTTTTCCTCCAACCGCGCCTGCCTGTCGAGCGGTTTCGTACCACGTGCCGATCTGGTCGTTGGCGATTTGGCTGGATAACCCACGCTTCAGCACCCAACCTTCATGGAGAAGCTCGCCAAACCCGTCGAGTGAGGC
It encodes the following:
- a CDS encoding SIS domain-containing protein, which gives rise to MPRDWNSYAADHLRESIRVKEAVIERCIPDLMKVAQVTTDCFANGKKVLICGNGGSAADAQHLAAEFISTLSTKFPRKALPAIALTTDSSTMTARANDYGFDEVFSRQVEAFGTPGDILISISTSGGSKNCLRAMEEAKLHGMINVALVGGTGGKMAEVADYAIVVPSDQTMHVQESHLALYHIYCYVVERQLNPEQAEAELLQSR
- a CDS encoding HAD-IIIA family hydrolase → MPRRFILADRDGTLIVEKNYLHNPNEVELFPGTAAALAEARNQGWGIVCVSNQAGVGRGYFPEDDVLAVNAKVEELLNAEAASIEAYYFCPDHPDTPSTHRKPAPGMALDAARDFDIDLSASIVIGDKPCDIELGQAVGAKTVLVRTGYGRKHEAAGDCQPDFVIDSIANLSAILNQFPR
- a CDS encoding NTP transferase domain-containing protein, whose amino-acid sequence is MNNINDAIAFVLVGGFGTRLRSVIGDETPKPLALIDGEPFLKLLLHWLEKQGIRHVVLGTGYLAEKFEEEITSYAPTGMTIQFSREEKPLGTGGAIRNAANLLGSDPFFVLNGDSIVNANLCGLMAFHHQKQAKVTLSLAPVPDASRFGTVVKDELGRIVAYKEKTGEPIPGEINAGIYVVSQEFLRGLPDQEVFSFEKDVLSHIDENPSYAMTFNSEFIDIGTPESYCQASDFFKRFL